In a genomic window of Thermoprotei archaeon:
- a CDS encoding molybdenum cofactor guanylyltransferase, with the protein MDVGVIVLAGGYGKRFQTSGQWADKLLELINGKPMLVNVIDALSQISQDIVITTKPDRIEKYKRIINAKEIKIIPDDPPLKVSLPLVGINAGIQHLQNEYILLVAGDMPFIKPELIKILINNVSQNDVTVPIFCNGITQPLLAIYRYNYVYKIIKTILRKKQKRVTDLIRGAYTIGFILEDEMRSVDPELKSLISINRPEEIKKQTIKQVPNTIKIRRIIYKDPHPYWKALNAYLERSYQKAALLFVEESRMFRKYGVTHLELHALYDALNAYREIGKELPEINQRVCDLTRIIKEVG; encoded by the coding sequence ATGGATGTCGGTGTTATAGTATTGGCAGGTGGTTATGGTAAAAGGTTTCAGACGAGTGGTCAGTGGGCTGATAAATTACTTGAACTGATTAATGGAAAACCAATGCTCGTAAACGTGATCGATGCACTATCTCAGATTTCACAAGATATTGTCATAACAACAAAACCGGATCGTATTGAAAAATATAAGAGAATAATCAACGCAAAAGAAATTAAAATTATACCGGACGATCCTCCGTTAAAGGTTTCTTTACCACTAGTTGGCATCAATGCTGGAATCCAACACCTTCAAAACGAATACATACTTCTTGTAGCAGGGGATATGCCCTTTATAAAACCAGAATTAATAAAAATCTTAATCAATAATGTGTCTCAGAATGATGTGACAGTACCTATATTCTGTAACGGAATCACACAACCACTTCTAGCCATCTACAGATATAATTATGTTTATAAAATCATAAAAACAATATTAAGAAAGAAACAAAAAAGGGTGACAGATTTAATAAGAGGTGCTTATACCATAGGATTCATACTAGAAGATGAAATGAGAAGTGTAGATCCTGAACTGAAATCCTTAATAAGTATAAACAGACCAGAAGAAATAAAAAAACAAACGATAAAACAAGTGCCTAACACGATTAAAATTCGTAGAATTATATACAAAGATCCACATCCATACTGGAAGGCATTAAATGCATACCTGGAACGTTCATACCAAAAAGCTGCATTATTATTCGTTGAAGAATCAAGAATGTTTAGAAAATATGGAGTAACACACTTAGAATTACACGCACTCTACGATGCATTAAACGCTTACCGAGAAATAGGAAAAGAATTACCGGAAATCAATCAAAGGGTTTGTGATCTTACAAGAATAATAAAAGAGGTAGGGTAG
- a CDS encoding molybdopterin molybdotransferase MoeA: MKRWWTDMFSRPEMKRILRLTDVDTALDLAINSFGLDLTVEDVNVEHAVGRILADSIVSNKDYPEFDQAFYDGYAIRSVDTDHVESGLPVRLKIVGRMDTNDKPEKIILKSGEAVFTVSGAPLPLGADAVVRLEEAEVDNDYVIIKRRVNAGETVVMKGHDFKRDDVILSKGTLLRPQDIGLVMELGITRLKVYRKIRTGIMSVGSDLLERANNGVPYPDNYSQIVKHYLKLFGFDVQHYGIVSDDRGEIRERILKAVGENDAVLVVGGVSISSNDLVPDVVNEIGTIVFHGHRISPGKVSGLAIVNKKPVFMIPGHVGSTVAALFLIVVPTLFYKLTGVRDPYVKVKARLIGDVETKPGSYAFRTVSLKYVNGEYEAKPIYKQLGGSPFLTLLVEANGFIIVRPKDKLFVGDTVEVRMFSPIEALRIY; this comes from the coding sequence TGAAGAGGTGGTGGACCGATATGTTCTCTAGGCCTGAGATGAAAAGAATATTGAGGTTAACAGATGTTGATACGGCTTTGGATCTTGCAATAAACAGTTTTGGTCTTGATCTGACCGTTGAAGATGTTAATGTTGAGCATGCTGTTGGTAGGATTTTGGCTGATAGTATTGTTTCGAATAAGGATTATCCGGAGTTTGATCAAGCGTTTTATGATGGTTATGCTATTCGGAGTGTTGATACAGATCATGTTGAGAGCGGTCTTCCAGTGAGATTAAAGATTGTGGGGCGTATGGATACTAATGATAAACCGGAAAAGATTATTCTGAAATCTGGAGAGGCTGTCTTTACTGTGAGTGGTGCGCCACTACCGCTCGGGGCTGATGCGGTAGTAAGGCTTGAGGAGGCTGAAGTAGATAATGATTACGTAATAATAAAGAGAAGGGTCAACGCAGGTGAGACTGTTGTTATGAAGGGACATGATTTTAAACGTGATGATGTGATTCTGAGTAAAGGGACGTTGTTGAGGCCGCAGGATATAGGTTTGGTGATGGAATTAGGTATTACAAGATTAAAGGTTTATAGAAAAATTAGAACAGGAATAATGTCTGTAGGATCGGATCTTTTAGAGCGCGCTAATAATGGTGTACCTTATCCAGATAATTATTCGCAGATTGTTAAACACTATCTAAAGCTATTTGGCTTTGATGTACAGCATTATGGTATAGTGAGTGATGATAGGGGTGAAATTAGAGAAAGGATTTTAAAAGCTGTGGGAGAGAACGATGCAGTTTTAGTAGTTGGTGGGGTGTCAATTTCAAGTAATGATCTGGTGCCTGATGTAGTTAACGAAATAGGTACGATAGTATTTCACGGTCATCGTATAAGTCCTGGAAAGGTAAGCGGACTTGCGATAGTTAATAAAAAACCTGTGTTCATGATACCTGGACATGTAGGTTCAACGGTTGCAGCACTTTTTCTCATAGTCGTGCCAACGCTGTTCTATAAATTAACTGGTGTTCGTGATCCATACGTAAAAGTAAAAGCAAGGCTAATAGGTGATGTTGAAACAAAACCAGGATCGTACGCATTCAGAACAGTCTCACTTAAATATGTTAATGGTGAGTACGAGGCAAAACCAATATATAAACAGCTTGGGGGATCACCTTTTCTCACATTGTTGGTAGAAGCGAATGGCTTCATTATTGTGAGACCAAAAGATAAACTCTTTGTTGGGGATACTGTTGAAGTAAGGATGTTTTCTCCTATTGAAGCATTAAGAATATATTGA
- the mobB gene encoding molybdopterin-guanine dinucleotide biosynthesis protein B gives MHILAITGRKNSGKTTLIEEIVKRFSHTTKIAVIKHIHHEGTEFDVKGTDTWRAKRAGASIVIGLAPDTLFVNAKMSKQNLELALNIIKTMDQEIKLILLEGFYSKIKGQINVKRIIVIRSIEEIRELLNDENKPLAIFCLNCDNKEINGIPVYNNINDILLKIEELIKDVE, from the coding sequence ATGCATATTTTAGCAATTACTGGAAGGAAAAATAGTGGTAAAACAACATTAATAGAGGAGATCGTAAAGAGATTTTCGCATACTACTAAAATCGCTGTAATTAAGCACATACACCATGAAGGCACAGAATTCGATGTGAAGGGTACAGATACATGGCGAGCAAAGCGTGCAGGAGCATCTATAGTCATAGGATTAGCACCTGATACGCTTTTTGTCAATGCCAAGATGAGTAAACAAAACTTAGAGCTTGCATTGAACATCATAAAAACGATGGACCAAGAAATCAAACTTATACTGCTTGAGGGCTTTTACAGTAAAATAAAAGGACAAATAAATGTTAAAAGAATCATTGTGATAAGAAGTATTGAAGAGATAAGAGAATTGTTGAACGATGAAAACAAACCCCTTGCAATATTCTGTTTGAATTGTGATAATAAAGAAATAAACGGGATACCAGTGTATAATAATATAAATGATATTCTTCTGAAGATTGAGGAGCTTATAAAGGATGTAGAATGA